A single Brienomyrus brachyistius isolate T26 chromosome 11, BBRACH_0.4, whole genome shotgun sequence DNA region contains:
- the snai3 gene encoding zinc finger protein SNAI3, translated as MPRSFLVKKHLSNKKPNYGELDSKKKVDAASPHLSEEARSPLPCPVICSLRPLKDCASGAVMAESPASPPEHMALPAPKPPHYPHVSLAPELAFPHKLALAPLGDSLPVMNLLQHPDTRVFQPPVESGFPMEQGGIPTSLLGLVPGVQEHFECLGCRKAYFTVSGLARHRQLHCEWHCPQGFSCKYCNKEYVSLGALKMHIRTHTLPCVCKLCGKAFSRPWLLQGHIRTHTGEKPFSCPHCSRAFADRSNLRAHLQTHSDIKKYQCKNCSKTFSRISLLSKHEEAGCCPLS; from the exons ATGCCGCGATCCTTTTTGGTGAAGAAGCACCTCAGTAACAAGAAGCCAAATTATGGTGAATTGGACTCAAAGAAAAAAG TAGATGCAGCCTCGCCACACTTATCAGAAGAAGCCAGATCTCCTCTGCCGTGCCCTGTCATCTGCAGCCTGCGGCCATTAAAAGACTGTGCGTCTGGGGCTGTGATGGCCGAATCGCCTGCTTCCCCGCCGGAGCACATGGCTCTCCCGGCGCCTAAGCCACCCCATTATCCGCATGTGAGCCTGGCACCAGAGCTGGCGTTCCCACACAAACTTGCTCTCGCTCCACTCGGGGATTCGCTTCCGGTCATGAACCTCCTGCAACACCCAGACACCAGGGTTTTCCAGCCCCCAGTGGAGTCCGGATTTCCCATGGAGCAGGGCGGCATCCCCACAAGCCTGCTGGGCCTGGTGCCTGGTGTCCAGGAGCATTTTGAGTGTCTGGGCTGTCGCAAGGCCTACTTCACCGTCTCGGGCTTGGCCAGGCACAGGCAGCTTCACTGCGAGTGGCACTGCCCCCAAGGCTTCAGCTGCAAGTACTGCAACAAGGAGTATGTCAGCCTGGGTGCCCTCAAGATGCACATCCGCACGCACACCCTGCCCTGCGTGTGCAAGCTGTGCGGCAAGGCCTTCTCCCGGCCGTGGCTGCTGCAGGGACACATCCGCACGCACACGG GAGAGAAGCCATTTTcttgcccccactgcagccgggCTTTTGCAGATCGCTCAAACCTGCGGGCCCACCTGCAGACACACTCTGACATCAAGAAGTACCAGTGTAAGAACTGTTCCAAGACCTTCTCCAGAATATCTCTGCTCTCCAAGCATGAGGAGGCGGGCTGCTGCCCTCTCTCATGA